One Glycine max cultivar Williams 82 chromosome 3, Glycine_max_v4.0, whole genome shotgun sequence DNA window includes the following coding sequences:
- the LOC102666817 gene encoding uncharacterized protein isoform X1 — translation MAWDLWSSSYAQVASGSNYWSQHPECDFYFGCGRDFIEEDALNVESCVRVLRILITKADTEIEELERDLLLLQNELACTEHEKWPDICCAALTERISRLDVAVSTLKNDYADDAEMQPLLDKEPAETLNEILAQSLDMNMLSPIVNVTGHALDKDSSTFDSNIIIKEEEKELHGTSESSELLLELHEKRSDNPEKIEDLPEKSLVRSPDLGAIISDETKLSETFDNEVTGNEEVRKSQLINTDIGQMLDLFSTKDDGNIPSEVKKENEFVKENDVSLDDFRPAIGVKGRKEYPHSRLATSQQRKRGPDHSHWMKLSETSDNKVAGNEEVGRNQLINTDIGQILDLFSAKDNENIPSEVKKESEFVKEKDVSSDDFRPAIGVKGRKEYPHSRLATSQQQKSGPESPDHSDWMKLSETSDKVSGNEVERSQLIDTDIGQILDLFSAKDNENIPNEAKKENEFVKEDVSSDDFRPATDIKGRKKYPNSRLATSQRKSRNSNLDKKVCDFAPETAQRAYKKQSKVAPDEDLNSVDLPLQVVYPQTFCSADTEFCSFKGSNGIQTKSTLNTDLQMIDEDEEEQEAQDLKSQITSEFRKLNMSFPSKLKAREKQKLELEAFSSREPYDSCTEVIPSTPIIVSTKRQRRSKPCTDVAILNEPMNRKIITRRAVQPDKHETEGRALVPYDSNFSELQKRRKALKLPITVDMETNSDRVSMDSRSQLVLHSSNLHSLVDSHDGASSLLPGDLNSLSLIDLRAMAKDHKVKQYYKLRKGALVEQLAKQLSSC, via the exons ATGGCTTGGGATCTCTGGAGTTCGTCCTATGCCCAAG TTGCGAGTGGTAGTAATTACTGGTCACAGCATCCTGAATGTGACTTCTACTTTGGGTGTGGCCGTG ATTTCATAGAGGAGGATGCCTTGAATGTGGAATCCTGTGTTCGGGTTTTAAGAATTTTGATCACCAAGGCAGATACCGAGATTGAGGAACTTGAAAGGGATCTCTTGTTGCTTCAGAATGAATTGGCCTGCACCGAGCATGAAAAGTGGCCTGATATATGCTGTGCTGCTCTCACTGAGAGAATCAGCCGGCTTGATGTGGCGGTTAGCACTTTGAAGAATGATTATGCTGATGATGCAGAGATGCAGCCACTGTTAGATAAAGAACCTGCTGAGACACTTAATGAAATACTTGCCCAG TCTCTGGATATGAATATGTTGAGTCCAATTGTGAATGTTACTGGACATGCACTAGACAAGGATTCTAGCACTTTTGATTCTAATATAATCATTaaggaggaagaaaaagaactCCATGGAACCTCTGAAAGCTCGGAACTTCTTTTGGAGCTTCATGAAAAGAGATCAGATAATCCTGAAAAGATTGAG gatTTGCCTGAAAAATCTCTTGTTAGAAGTCCTGATTTAGGAGCTATCATCTCTGATGAGACGAAATTATCAGAAACATTTGATAATGAAGTTACTGGTAATGAAGAAGTCAGAAAAAGCCAACTCATTAATACAGATATTGGTCAAATGTTGGATTTGTTTTCCACCAAAGATGATGGAAACATTCCAAGTGAAGTCAAG aaagaaaatgaatttgtCAAAGAAAATGATGTTAGCTTAGATGATTTTAGACCTGCAATTGGTGTCAAGGGGAGGAAAGAGTATCCTCATTCCAGGTTAGCTACTTCACAACAACGAAAAAGGGGACCTGATCACTCTCATTGGATGAAATTATCAGAAACATCTGATAATAAAGTTGCTGGAAATGAAGAAGTTGGAAGAAACCAACTCATCAATACAGATATAGGTCAAATCTTGGATTTGTTTTCTGCCAAAGACAATGAAAATATTCCAAGTGAAGTCAAG AAAGAAAGTGAGTTTGTCAAAGAAAAAGATGTTAGCTCAGATGATTTTAGACCTGCAATTGGCGTCAAGGGGAGGAAAGAGTATCCTCATTCCAGATTAGCTActtcacaacaacaaaaaagtggACCTGAATCTCCTGATCACTCTGATTGGATGAAATTATCAGAAACATCTGATAAAGTTTCTGGAAATGAAGTTGAAAGAAGTCAACTCATTGATACAGATATAGGTCAAATATTGGATTTGTTTTCTGCCAAAGACAATGAAAATATTCCAAATGAAGCCAAG aaagaaaatgaatttgtCAAAGAAGATGTTAGCTCAGATGATTTTAGACCTGCAACTGACATCAAGGGGAGGAAAAAGTATCCTAATTCCAGATTAGCTACTTCACAACGGAAAAGTAGGAATTCCAATTTAGACAAAAAGGTATGTGATTTTGCTCCAGAAACTGCACAGAGAGCCTACAAGAAACAATCCAAGGTTGCTCCAGATGAAGATTTGAACTCTGTGGATTTACCTTTACAAGTTGTTTATCCTCAAACATTTTGTAGTGCTGATACTGAATTTTGCTCCTTTAAAGGAAGTAATG GGATTCAAACCAAGAGTACACTGAATACTGATTTACAGATgatagatgaagatgaagaggaaCAAGAAGCACAAGACCTTAAGTCCCAAATTACTTCTGAATTCAGAAAATTGAACATGAGTTTCCCTTCAAAGCTAAAAGCTCGGGAAAAGCAGAAACTGGAACTAGAGGCATTTTCTTCCAGAGAACCATATGACAGTTGTACAGAAGTTATTCCAAGTACACCCATAATTGTATCAACCAAGAGGCAGCGAAGATCGAAACCCTGTACTGATGTTGCCATTTTAAATGAGCCCATGAACCGGAAGATTATTACTAGAAGAGCAGTGCAACCCGACAAGCATGAAACTGAAGGTCGTGCTCTTGTTCCTTATGATAGCAACTTCTCTGAATtacaaaagagaagaaaagcttTAAAGTTGCCAATCACTGTGGACATGGAAACAAATTCAGACAGGGTTTCTATGGACAGCAGAAGCCAGTTAGTTCTTCATAGTAGCAACTTGCATTCCTTGGTGGATTCCCATGACGGGGCCTCATCTTTGCTGCCTGGTGACTTGAATAGCTTGTCATTGATTGATTTGAGGGCCATGGCAAAGGACCACAAAGTAAAACAGTACTATAAGCTTCGAAAAGGAGCTTTGGTTGAACAATTAGCTAAGCAGCTCAGTAGCTGCTGA
- the LOC102666817 gene encoding uncharacterized protein isoform X2 produces MAWDLWSSSYAQDFIEEDALNVESCVRVLRILITKADTEIEELERDLLLLQNELACTEHEKWPDICCAALTERISRLDVAVSTLKNDYADDAEMQPLLDKEPAETLNEILAQSLDMNMLSPIVNVTGHALDKDSSTFDSNIIIKEEEKELHGTSESSELLLELHEKRSDNPEKIEDLPEKSLVRSPDLGAIISDETKLSETFDNEVTGNEEVRKSQLINTDIGQMLDLFSTKDDGNIPSEVKKENEFVKENDVSLDDFRPAIGVKGRKEYPHSRLATSQQRKRGPDHSHWMKLSETSDNKVAGNEEVGRNQLINTDIGQILDLFSAKDNENIPSEVKKESEFVKEKDVSSDDFRPAIGVKGRKEYPHSRLATSQQQKSGPESPDHSDWMKLSETSDKVSGNEVERSQLIDTDIGQILDLFSAKDNENIPNEAKKENEFVKEDVSSDDFRPATDIKGRKKYPNSRLATSQRKSRNSNLDKKVCDFAPETAQRAYKKQSKVAPDEDLNSVDLPLQVVYPQTFCSADTEFCSFKGSNGIQTKSTLNTDLQMIDEDEEEQEAQDLKSQITSEFRKLNMSFPSKLKAREKQKLELEAFSSREPYDSCTEVIPSTPIIVSTKRQRRSKPCTDVAILNEPMNRKIITRRAVQPDKHETEGRALVPYDSNFSELQKRRKALKLPITVDMETNSDRVSMDSRSQLVLHSSNLHSLVDSHDGASSLLPGDLNSLSLIDLRAMAKDHKVKQYYKLRKGALVEQLAKQLSSC; encoded by the exons ATGGCTTGGGATCTCTGGAGTTCGTCCTATGCCCAAG ATTTCATAGAGGAGGATGCCTTGAATGTGGAATCCTGTGTTCGGGTTTTAAGAATTTTGATCACCAAGGCAGATACCGAGATTGAGGAACTTGAAAGGGATCTCTTGTTGCTTCAGAATGAATTGGCCTGCACCGAGCATGAAAAGTGGCCTGATATATGCTGTGCTGCTCTCACTGAGAGAATCAGCCGGCTTGATGTGGCGGTTAGCACTTTGAAGAATGATTATGCTGATGATGCAGAGATGCAGCCACTGTTAGATAAAGAACCTGCTGAGACACTTAATGAAATACTTGCCCAG TCTCTGGATATGAATATGTTGAGTCCAATTGTGAATGTTACTGGACATGCACTAGACAAGGATTCTAGCACTTTTGATTCTAATATAATCATTaaggaggaagaaaaagaactCCATGGAACCTCTGAAAGCTCGGAACTTCTTTTGGAGCTTCATGAAAAGAGATCAGATAATCCTGAAAAGATTGAG gatTTGCCTGAAAAATCTCTTGTTAGAAGTCCTGATTTAGGAGCTATCATCTCTGATGAGACGAAATTATCAGAAACATTTGATAATGAAGTTACTGGTAATGAAGAAGTCAGAAAAAGCCAACTCATTAATACAGATATTGGTCAAATGTTGGATTTGTTTTCCACCAAAGATGATGGAAACATTCCAAGTGAAGTCAAG aaagaaaatgaatttgtCAAAGAAAATGATGTTAGCTTAGATGATTTTAGACCTGCAATTGGTGTCAAGGGGAGGAAAGAGTATCCTCATTCCAGGTTAGCTACTTCACAACAACGAAAAAGGGGACCTGATCACTCTCATTGGATGAAATTATCAGAAACATCTGATAATAAAGTTGCTGGAAATGAAGAAGTTGGAAGAAACCAACTCATCAATACAGATATAGGTCAAATCTTGGATTTGTTTTCTGCCAAAGACAATGAAAATATTCCAAGTGAAGTCAAG AAAGAAAGTGAGTTTGTCAAAGAAAAAGATGTTAGCTCAGATGATTTTAGACCTGCAATTGGCGTCAAGGGGAGGAAAGAGTATCCTCATTCCAGATTAGCTActtcacaacaacaaaaaagtggACCTGAATCTCCTGATCACTCTGATTGGATGAAATTATCAGAAACATCTGATAAAGTTTCTGGAAATGAAGTTGAAAGAAGTCAACTCATTGATACAGATATAGGTCAAATATTGGATTTGTTTTCTGCCAAAGACAATGAAAATATTCCAAATGAAGCCAAG aaagaaaatgaatttgtCAAAGAAGATGTTAGCTCAGATGATTTTAGACCTGCAACTGACATCAAGGGGAGGAAAAAGTATCCTAATTCCAGATTAGCTACTTCACAACGGAAAAGTAGGAATTCCAATTTAGACAAAAAGGTATGTGATTTTGCTCCAGAAACTGCACAGAGAGCCTACAAGAAACAATCCAAGGTTGCTCCAGATGAAGATTTGAACTCTGTGGATTTACCTTTACAAGTTGTTTATCCTCAAACATTTTGTAGTGCTGATACTGAATTTTGCTCCTTTAAAGGAAGTAATG GGATTCAAACCAAGAGTACACTGAATACTGATTTACAGATgatagatgaagatgaagaggaaCAAGAAGCACAAGACCTTAAGTCCCAAATTACTTCTGAATTCAGAAAATTGAACATGAGTTTCCCTTCAAAGCTAAAAGCTCGGGAAAAGCAGAAACTGGAACTAGAGGCATTTTCTTCCAGAGAACCATATGACAGTTGTACAGAAGTTATTCCAAGTACACCCATAATTGTATCAACCAAGAGGCAGCGAAGATCGAAACCCTGTACTGATGTTGCCATTTTAAATGAGCCCATGAACCGGAAGATTATTACTAGAAGAGCAGTGCAACCCGACAAGCATGAAACTGAAGGTCGTGCTCTTGTTCCTTATGATAGCAACTTCTCTGAATtacaaaagagaagaaaagcttTAAAGTTGCCAATCACTGTGGACATGGAAACAAATTCAGACAGGGTTTCTATGGACAGCAGAAGCCAGTTAGTTCTTCATAGTAGCAACTTGCATTCCTTGGTGGATTCCCATGACGGGGCCTCATCTTTGCTGCCTGGTGACTTGAATAGCTTGTCATTGATTGATTTGAGGGCCATGGCAAAGGACCACAAAGTAAAACAGTACTATAAGCTTCGAAAAGGAGCTTTGGTTGAACAATTAGCTAAGCAGCTCAGTAGCTGCTGA
- the LOC102666817 gene encoding uncharacterized protein isoform X4, translating into MAWDLWSSSYAQVASGSNYWSQHPECDFYFGCGRDFIEEDALNVESCVRVLRILITKADTEIEELERDLLLLQNELACTEHEKWPDICCAALTERISRLDVAVSTLKNDYADDAEMQPLLDKEPAETLNEILAQSLDMNMLSPIVNVTGHALDKDSSTFDSNIIIKEEEKELHGTSESSELLLELHEKRSDNPEKIEDLPEKSLVRSPDLGAIISDETKLSETFDNEVTGNEEVRKSQLINTDIGQMLDLFSTKDDGNIPSEVKKESEFVKEKDVSSDDFRPAIGVKGRKEYPHSRLATSQQQKSGPESPDHSDWMKLSETSDKVSGNEVERSQLIDTDIGQILDLFSAKDNENIPNEAKKENEFVKEDVSSDDFRPATDIKGRKKYPNSRLATSQRKSRNSNLDKKVCDFAPETAQRAYKKQSKVAPDEDLNSVDLPLQVVYPQTFCSADTEFCSFKGSNGIQTKSTLNTDLQMIDEDEEEQEAQDLKSQITSEFRKLNMSFPSKLKAREKQKLELEAFSSREPYDSCTEVIPSTPIIVSTKRQRRSKPCTDVAILNEPMNRKIITRRAVQPDKHETEGRALVPYDSNFSELQKRRKALKLPITVDMETNSDRVSMDSRSQLVLHSSNLHSLVDSHDGASSLLPGDLNSLSLIDLRAMAKDHKVKQYYKLRKGALVEQLAKQLSSC; encoded by the exons ATGGCTTGGGATCTCTGGAGTTCGTCCTATGCCCAAG TTGCGAGTGGTAGTAATTACTGGTCACAGCATCCTGAATGTGACTTCTACTTTGGGTGTGGCCGTG ATTTCATAGAGGAGGATGCCTTGAATGTGGAATCCTGTGTTCGGGTTTTAAGAATTTTGATCACCAAGGCAGATACCGAGATTGAGGAACTTGAAAGGGATCTCTTGTTGCTTCAGAATGAATTGGCCTGCACCGAGCATGAAAAGTGGCCTGATATATGCTGTGCTGCTCTCACTGAGAGAATCAGCCGGCTTGATGTGGCGGTTAGCACTTTGAAGAATGATTATGCTGATGATGCAGAGATGCAGCCACTGTTAGATAAAGAACCTGCTGAGACACTTAATGAAATACTTGCCCAG TCTCTGGATATGAATATGTTGAGTCCAATTGTGAATGTTACTGGACATGCACTAGACAAGGATTCTAGCACTTTTGATTCTAATATAATCATTaaggaggaagaaaaagaactCCATGGAACCTCTGAAAGCTCGGAACTTCTTTTGGAGCTTCATGAAAAGAGATCAGATAATCCTGAAAAGATTGAG gatTTGCCTGAAAAATCTCTTGTTAGAAGTCCTGATTTAGGAGCTATCATCTCTGATGAGACGAAATTATCAGAAACATTTGATAATGAAGTTACTGGTAATGAAGAAGTCAGAAAAAGCCAACTCATTAATACAGATATTGGTCAAATGTTGGATTTGTTTTCCACCAAAGATGATGGAAACATTCCAAGTGAAGTCAAG AAAGAAAGTGAGTTTGTCAAAGAAAAAGATGTTAGCTCAGATGATTTTAGACCTGCAATTGGCGTCAAGGGGAGGAAAGAGTATCCTCATTCCAGATTAGCTActtcacaacaacaaaaaagtggACCTGAATCTCCTGATCACTCTGATTGGATGAAATTATCAGAAACATCTGATAAAGTTTCTGGAAATGAAGTTGAAAGAAGTCAACTCATTGATACAGATATAGGTCAAATATTGGATTTGTTTTCTGCCAAAGACAATGAAAATATTCCAAATGAAGCCAAG aaagaaaatgaatttgtCAAAGAAGATGTTAGCTCAGATGATTTTAGACCTGCAACTGACATCAAGGGGAGGAAAAAGTATCCTAATTCCAGATTAGCTACTTCACAACGGAAAAGTAGGAATTCCAATTTAGACAAAAAGGTATGTGATTTTGCTCCAGAAACTGCACAGAGAGCCTACAAGAAACAATCCAAGGTTGCTCCAGATGAAGATTTGAACTCTGTGGATTTACCTTTACAAGTTGTTTATCCTCAAACATTTTGTAGTGCTGATACTGAATTTTGCTCCTTTAAAGGAAGTAATG GGATTCAAACCAAGAGTACACTGAATACTGATTTACAGATgatagatgaagatgaagaggaaCAAGAAGCACAAGACCTTAAGTCCCAAATTACTTCTGAATTCAGAAAATTGAACATGAGTTTCCCTTCAAAGCTAAAAGCTCGGGAAAAGCAGAAACTGGAACTAGAGGCATTTTCTTCCAGAGAACCATATGACAGTTGTACAGAAGTTATTCCAAGTACACCCATAATTGTATCAACCAAGAGGCAGCGAAGATCGAAACCCTGTACTGATGTTGCCATTTTAAATGAGCCCATGAACCGGAAGATTATTACTAGAAGAGCAGTGCAACCCGACAAGCATGAAACTGAAGGTCGTGCTCTTGTTCCTTATGATAGCAACTTCTCTGAATtacaaaagagaagaaaagcttTAAAGTTGCCAATCACTGTGGACATGGAAACAAATTCAGACAGGGTTTCTATGGACAGCAGAAGCCAGTTAGTTCTTCATAGTAGCAACTTGCATTCCTTGGTGGATTCCCATGACGGGGCCTCATCTTTGCTGCCTGGTGACTTGAATAGCTTGTCATTGATTGATTTGAGGGCCATGGCAAAGGACCACAAAGTAAAACAGTACTATAAGCTTCGAAAAGGAGCTTTGGTTGAACAATTAGCTAAGCAGCTCAGTAGCTGCTGA
- the LOC102666817 gene encoding uncharacterized protein isoform X5 has protein sequence MAWDLWSSSYAQVASGSNYWSQHPECDFYFGCGRDFIEEDALNVESCVRVLRILITKADTEIEELERDLLLLQNELACTEHEKWPDICCAALTERISRLDVAVSTLKNDYADDAEMQPLLDKEPAETLNEILAQSLDMNMLSPIVNVTGHALDKDSSTFDSNIIIKEEEKELHGTSESSELLLELHEKRSDNPEKIEKESEFVKEKDVSSDDFRPAIGVKGRKEYPHSRLATSQQQKSGPESPDHSDWMKLSETSDKVSGNEVERSQLIDTDIGQILDLFSAKDNENIPNEAKKENEFVKEDVSSDDFRPATDIKGRKKYPNSRLATSQRKSRNSNLDKKVCDFAPETAQRAYKKQSKVAPDEDLNSVDLPLQVVYPQTFCSADTEFCSFKGSNGIQTKSTLNTDLQMIDEDEEEQEAQDLKSQITSEFRKLNMSFPSKLKAREKQKLELEAFSSREPYDSCTEVIPSTPIIVSTKRQRRSKPCTDVAILNEPMNRKIITRRAVQPDKHETEGRALVPYDSNFSELQKRRKALKLPITVDMETNSDRVSMDSRSQLVLHSSNLHSLVDSHDGASSLLPGDLNSLSLIDLRAMAKDHKVKQYYKLRKGALVEQLAKQLSSC, from the exons ATGGCTTGGGATCTCTGGAGTTCGTCCTATGCCCAAG TTGCGAGTGGTAGTAATTACTGGTCACAGCATCCTGAATGTGACTTCTACTTTGGGTGTGGCCGTG ATTTCATAGAGGAGGATGCCTTGAATGTGGAATCCTGTGTTCGGGTTTTAAGAATTTTGATCACCAAGGCAGATACCGAGATTGAGGAACTTGAAAGGGATCTCTTGTTGCTTCAGAATGAATTGGCCTGCACCGAGCATGAAAAGTGGCCTGATATATGCTGTGCTGCTCTCACTGAGAGAATCAGCCGGCTTGATGTGGCGGTTAGCACTTTGAAGAATGATTATGCTGATGATGCAGAGATGCAGCCACTGTTAGATAAAGAACCTGCTGAGACACTTAATGAAATACTTGCCCAG TCTCTGGATATGAATATGTTGAGTCCAATTGTGAATGTTACTGGACATGCACTAGACAAGGATTCTAGCACTTTTGATTCTAATATAATCATTaaggaggaagaaaaagaactCCATGGAACCTCTGAAAGCTCGGAACTTCTTTTGGAGCTTCATGAAAAGAGATCAGATAATCCTGAAAAGATTGAG AAAGAAAGTGAGTTTGTCAAAGAAAAAGATGTTAGCTCAGATGATTTTAGACCTGCAATTGGCGTCAAGGGGAGGAAAGAGTATCCTCATTCCAGATTAGCTActtcacaacaacaaaaaagtggACCTGAATCTCCTGATCACTCTGATTGGATGAAATTATCAGAAACATCTGATAAAGTTTCTGGAAATGAAGTTGAAAGAAGTCAACTCATTGATACAGATATAGGTCAAATATTGGATTTGTTTTCTGCCAAAGACAATGAAAATATTCCAAATGAAGCCAAG aaagaaaatgaatttgtCAAAGAAGATGTTAGCTCAGATGATTTTAGACCTGCAACTGACATCAAGGGGAGGAAAAAGTATCCTAATTCCAGATTAGCTACTTCACAACGGAAAAGTAGGAATTCCAATTTAGACAAAAAGGTATGTGATTTTGCTCCAGAAACTGCACAGAGAGCCTACAAGAAACAATCCAAGGTTGCTCCAGATGAAGATTTGAACTCTGTGGATTTACCTTTACAAGTTGTTTATCCTCAAACATTTTGTAGTGCTGATACTGAATTTTGCTCCTTTAAAGGAAGTAATG GGATTCAAACCAAGAGTACACTGAATACTGATTTACAGATgatagatgaagatgaagaggaaCAAGAAGCACAAGACCTTAAGTCCCAAATTACTTCTGAATTCAGAAAATTGAACATGAGTTTCCCTTCAAAGCTAAAAGCTCGGGAAAAGCAGAAACTGGAACTAGAGGCATTTTCTTCCAGAGAACCATATGACAGTTGTACAGAAGTTATTCCAAGTACACCCATAATTGTATCAACCAAGAGGCAGCGAAGATCGAAACCCTGTACTGATGTTGCCATTTTAAATGAGCCCATGAACCGGAAGATTATTACTAGAAGAGCAGTGCAACCCGACAAGCATGAAACTGAAGGTCGTGCTCTTGTTCCTTATGATAGCAACTTCTCTGAATtacaaaagagaagaaaagcttTAAAGTTGCCAATCACTGTGGACATGGAAACAAATTCAGACAGGGTTTCTATGGACAGCAGAAGCCAGTTAGTTCTTCATAGTAGCAACTTGCATTCCTTGGTGGATTCCCATGACGGGGCCTCATCTTTGCTGCCTGGTGACTTGAATAGCTTGTCATTGATTGATTTGAGGGCCATGGCAAAGGACCACAAAGTAAAACAGTACTATAAGCTTCGAAAAGGAGCTTTGGTTGAACAATTAGCTAAGCAGCTCAGTAGCTGCTGA
- the LOC102666817 gene encoding uncharacterized protein isoform X3, translated as MAWDLWSSSYAQVASGSNYWSQHPECDFYFGCGRDFIEEDALNVESCVRVLRILITKADTEIEELERDLLLLQNELACTEHEKWPDICCAALTERISRLDVAVSTLKNDYADDAEMQPLLDKEPAETLNEILAQSLDMNMLSPIVNVTGHALDKDSSTFDSNIIIKEEEKELHGTSESSELLLELHEKRSDNPEKIEKENEFVKENDVSLDDFRPAIGVKGRKEYPHSRLATSQQRKRGPDHSHWMKLSETSDNKVAGNEEVGRNQLINTDIGQILDLFSAKDNENIPSEVKKESEFVKEKDVSSDDFRPAIGVKGRKEYPHSRLATSQQQKSGPESPDHSDWMKLSETSDKVSGNEVERSQLIDTDIGQILDLFSAKDNENIPNEAKKENEFVKEDVSSDDFRPATDIKGRKKYPNSRLATSQRKSRNSNLDKKVCDFAPETAQRAYKKQSKVAPDEDLNSVDLPLQVVYPQTFCSADTEFCSFKGSNGIQTKSTLNTDLQMIDEDEEEQEAQDLKSQITSEFRKLNMSFPSKLKAREKQKLELEAFSSREPYDSCTEVIPSTPIIVSTKRQRRSKPCTDVAILNEPMNRKIITRRAVQPDKHETEGRALVPYDSNFSELQKRRKALKLPITVDMETNSDRVSMDSRSQLVLHSSNLHSLVDSHDGASSLLPGDLNSLSLIDLRAMAKDHKVKQYYKLRKGALVEQLAKQLSSC; from the exons ATGGCTTGGGATCTCTGGAGTTCGTCCTATGCCCAAG TTGCGAGTGGTAGTAATTACTGGTCACAGCATCCTGAATGTGACTTCTACTTTGGGTGTGGCCGTG ATTTCATAGAGGAGGATGCCTTGAATGTGGAATCCTGTGTTCGGGTTTTAAGAATTTTGATCACCAAGGCAGATACCGAGATTGAGGAACTTGAAAGGGATCTCTTGTTGCTTCAGAATGAATTGGCCTGCACCGAGCATGAAAAGTGGCCTGATATATGCTGTGCTGCTCTCACTGAGAGAATCAGCCGGCTTGATGTGGCGGTTAGCACTTTGAAGAATGATTATGCTGATGATGCAGAGATGCAGCCACTGTTAGATAAAGAACCTGCTGAGACACTTAATGAAATACTTGCCCAG TCTCTGGATATGAATATGTTGAGTCCAATTGTGAATGTTACTGGACATGCACTAGACAAGGATTCTAGCACTTTTGATTCTAATATAATCATTaaggaggaagaaaaagaactCCATGGAACCTCTGAAAGCTCGGAACTTCTTTTGGAGCTTCATGAAAAGAGATCAGATAATCCTGAAAAGATTGAG aaagaaaatgaatttgtCAAAGAAAATGATGTTAGCTTAGATGATTTTAGACCTGCAATTGGTGTCAAGGGGAGGAAAGAGTATCCTCATTCCAGGTTAGCTACTTCACAACAACGAAAAAGGGGACCTGATCACTCTCATTGGATGAAATTATCAGAAACATCTGATAATAAAGTTGCTGGAAATGAAGAAGTTGGAAGAAACCAACTCATCAATACAGATATAGGTCAAATCTTGGATTTGTTTTCTGCCAAAGACAATGAAAATATTCCAAGTGAAGTCAAG AAAGAAAGTGAGTTTGTCAAAGAAAAAGATGTTAGCTCAGATGATTTTAGACCTGCAATTGGCGTCAAGGGGAGGAAAGAGTATCCTCATTCCAGATTAGCTActtcacaacaacaaaaaagtggACCTGAATCTCCTGATCACTCTGATTGGATGAAATTATCAGAAACATCTGATAAAGTTTCTGGAAATGAAGTTGAAAGAAGTCAACTCATTGATACAGATATAGGTCAAATATTGGATTTGTTTTCTGCCAAAGACAATGAAAATATTCCAAATGAAGCCAAG aaagaaaatgaatttgtCAAAGAAGATGTTAGCTCAGATGATTTTAGACCTGCAACTGACATCAAGGGGAGGAAAAAGTATCCTAATTCCAGATTAGCTACTTCACAACGGAAAAGTAGGAATTCCAATTTAGACAAAAAGGTATGTGATTTTGCTCCAGAAACTGCACAGAGAGCCTACAAGAAACAATCCAAGGTTGCTCCAGATGAAGATTTGAACTCTGTGGATTTACCTTTACAAGTTGTTTATCCTCAAACATTTTGTAGTGCTGATACTGAATTTTGCTCCTTTAAAGGAAGTAATG GGATTCAAACCAAGAGTACACTGAATACTGATTTACAGATgatagatgaagatgaagaggaaCAAGAAGCACAAGACCTTAAGTCCCAAATTACTTCTGAATTCAGAAAATTGAACATGAGTTTCCCTTCAAAGCTAAAAGCTCGGGAAAAGCAGAAACTGGAACTAGAGGCATTTTCTTCCAGAGAACCATATGACAGTTGTACAGAAGTTATTCCAAGTACACCCATAATTGTATCAACCAAGAGGCAGCGAAGATCGAAACCCTGTACTGATGTTGCCATTTTAAATGAGCCCATGAACCGGAAGATTATTACTAGAAGAGCAGTGCAACCCGACAAGCATGAAACTGAAGGTCGTGCTCTTGTTCCTTATGATAGCAACTTCTCTGAATtacaaaagagaagaaaagcttTAAAGTTGCCAATCACTGTGGACATGGAAACAAATTCAGACAGGGTTTCTATGGACAGCAGAAGCCAGTTAGTTCTTCATAGTAGCAACTTGCATTCCTTGGTGGATTCCCATGACGGGGCCTCATCTTTGCTGCCTGGTGACTTGAATAGCTTGTCATTGATTGATTTGAGGGCCATGGCAAAGGACCACAAAGTAAAACAGTACTATAAGCTTCGAAAAGGAGCTTTGGTTGAACAATTAGCTAAGCAGCTCAGTAGCTGCTGA